The genomic segment GTGATCTGCAGGGCGGTGAAGTCGCCGCTGTCGCTGCGCCGGATGCCGGACAGCAGCCCGTCGCTGATCGTCTGTTCCAGGCCTCGCGGGCTGCCGATGGCGTAGACACGGGCGCCGACCTTCATCCCGTCGACTCCCGCGATCGTCACCGCGGGCGCGCTGAAGTTCTTCACGTTGAGCAGGCACAGGTCGCGTTCCGGATCGCGATGCTCCAGCGTGGCGCCATAGCTGATGTTCTCGCGCGTCACCGAGAAGCGGGAGGCCTTCACCAGCACATGGCAGTTGGTGACCAGGCTGCCGGCGCCGATCACCACGGCGCTTCCGCCGGCCACCCTGTTGTTGCGCGCGTCGAACGTCTCGACGGTCCAGACGCTGGGCGCGAGGCGCTCGAACAACTGCTCGGGCGCCAGCGTCCCCGAATCCTGGGCTCCCGCGGCCGTTGCGAAGCCCGCCAGTGCCACGCCTGCGGCGAGCGCGCACGCCGCACTCTTCCGAGCTTCGAACATCCCATTTGCCTCCTGATGAGCAATGTAGCAGTTGGCGAGGAGGCGCGAAGCAGAATTCGGCCAAGCTGTCACAGGCCTCATGCGCGCGGCGTCTAGCAGGGAACTCCCGCGCAGGAACCCACAAATGCAAGCCGACACCGCCCCGCTCACCACTTTCGAAACGCTCCGCCCGCGCCTCTTCGGCATCGCCTACCGGATGCTGGGCGTGCGCGCGGACGCGGAAGACGTGGTGCAGGAGGCGTGGCTGCGCTGGCGGGGCGCCGACCACGACGGCCTGCAATCCGCCGAAGCCTGGCTAGTCACGGTGGCGACCCGCCTGGCGATCGACCGCCTGCGGGCGGCCAAGGCCGAGCGCGAGGCGTACGTCGGCTGGTGGTTGCCCGAGCCGCTGGTCGAGGTGGAGGAGCGCACGCCGGAGACGGCCGCCGAGCTCGCCAGCGACCTGTCCGTCGCTTTCCTGCACATGCTCGAGCGCCTCGCGCCCGAGGAGCGCGCCGCCTTCCTGCTGCGGCAGGTCTTCGACTACGACTACGTCGAGATCGCCCGCATCCTGGACAAGAGCGAAGCCGCCGTGAGGCAGTCCGTGCATCGCGCGACGGAGCGCGTGCGCGCCGAGCGTCCGAGGTTTCGCGTCCCGGCCGAGGCGCACCTGCGCCTGCTGGAAAAGTTCGTGCGCGCGGCGCAGACCGGCGACCGCGCCGCGATCCGGGCCCTGCTGGACGAGAACGCGCAGGCCATCGGCGACGGCGGCGGCAAGGTCCCCTCGGTCCTGCACGGCTTCCAGGGCGCCGAGCGCGTCACGAATCTGTATTGGGCGCACGCGCTGAAGTACGGTGACCGCCTGCACTACCGCATCGCCACCATCAACGGCGAACCGGGCCTGCTGCGCTACATGGATGGGCGGCTCGAGTCGGCGCAGGCGCTGGTGACCGACGGCTCGCGCATCGTGTCGATCTTCGTGGTGCGCAACCCGGACAAGCTCGCGAACATCCGCGTCTAGGCGGCGGCCTGTCACAGGCAGACGAGGGACTCCGTCTTGCAGGTGGGAAGCGCGAATTCCCACGTCATCACACAAGGAGCCTTCGATGTCCGAACCCCGTCTCGATTACCACGCCCTCGCGCCCAAGTCCGCCCGGGCGCTGGCCCAGCTCTCGTTCGTCGCCGCCGGCGCGCTGGACAAGCGCCTGAAGGAAATGGTCAACCTGCGCATCAGCCAGATCAACGGCTGCGCGTTCTGCATCGACATGCACTGGGCCGACCTGGTCAAGCGCGGCATGGACCCGCGGCACGTCAATGCGCTCGCCGGCTGGCGCGAGGCGCCGCGCTTCTTCAGCGAGAGCGAACGCGCCGCCCTCAACTGGGCGGAAGCCGTGAATGCGATACCGCACCGGACGCCGAGCGACGCCGACTTCGAAGCCGTGCGGCGCCACTTCAGCGACGCCGACATCGCCGAGCTGACCTTCTCGGCCGGGGCGATCCGCGCATGGAACATCCTCAACGCCAGCTTCCACACGCCGGTGCCCGAGACACCGTACGTGGCCGGTTGAACGGCGGCGGCGCGCCGGCCGGCCTTACGCAGGTGCCGGGGCTGCCGTCAACAGTGCTCGACTGCTCTACGGGTCATTACAGCGATCGGGCCCGCGGCAAGGGACACTTGCGCCGATGAGCAATAGCAGTTCGCAAGCGTCCCTTCGCCAATGGCTGATGAACCCGCCGCAGGCGGGCTCGGCCCACTCCAAGGATCATTCCGCCGAACCGGGCGAGGACCTTCTCCAGCCCGACCCTTCCAAGCTCGCCTGGATGCGCGACTCCGCGGCGGGCCTGGCCAGCCGCATCCCGAACTCGGTGTTCGCGCTGGGCGGACTGGCGGACCAGAAGTAGTTGGCGGGCGCGTGCGCGCGGCGCGTCACCACACGGCGTACAGGAACCCGGCCACCGACGCCGTGCAGGTCAGCAGGAAGATCATGGCCGGGAGGTTGCGCTCCTCCTTCGGCGCCTCGCCGGGCCGCGGCGGCACGCGGCCGTAGCGCCGCACCGGGATCGCCGAACGCTCGTTCGTTCTGAAAAGCATAACGGTATGAGCGTAGCGCGGGCGCCGCGGCGCTGTCAACGCTGAGCTTGCCGCGCCTAGCGGGCCGAGCGCGGCGCCAGGGCCAGCAGGCCTTTCACGCCGTAGAGGACGATCAGCGTCCCGGCCAGGTCGCCGATGAACATGGCGACGAAGCCGCGCACCAGGTCGGTCTGGCCGCGCCAGGCGAACCAGACGTGGTGGAGCAGGGGGCTGGCGATCGAACAGGCCACGGCGAGCACCAGCAACCTGCGCGGCGTCAGGTTCCGCAGCGAGCCCTCGAAGCCGTAGAACCGGTGCGCGCCGCGGTAGACGGCGTACGGCGCCACGGCCGCGAGGATGCCGCCCATGAAGGCGCGCTCGGGGTCGTCCGGGAAGAAGTAGGCGAAGCTGGCGTACCACGACACCAGCAGCAGCCCGATGGCGCCGGCCTCCGCGAACAGCAGCGTGCACAGCAGCCGCACGCCGGCCGGCAGGTACACCCAGTTGATGCCCGGCGCGAACTCGAGCCAGCGGAACAGCCATTCATTGATCCAGAGCATCGCCAGGAACAGCGCCATCGTGGCAAGCACCTGCAAAAACCGGGCACGAAGGTTCAGCGACGCCATGGTGTCCGCGCTAGGATATTGCGCTGAGCACCGGAGAACCTGATTGACCAAGTCTTCTCGCGGCGCGGACGTCTACCTGAGATTCCTGCAGCTCTCGGAAGCGATCCGCGGCCTGCCCTCGCTGCCGCCCCTGGATCCGCTGGAGGAGCGCATCCTGGTGTGGATCGCGCGGGCCGGAAGCGAGGGCGAGCGCCTGTCGGTGCGCGACATGCTGGCCAAGTCCGAATTCGGCGCGCCCGCCACCATCCACGCCCGTTTGAAGTCGATGCGTTCCAAGGGCTGGATCGATCTCGCCGACACCGACGATGCAAGGCGAAAGCAGGTCGAACTCACGCAGCGGGCGATGGCGCATTTCGCCCGCCTCTCGCGGCTGATGATCAAGGCAGCCAACAGCTGACGTCAGGGCCTGCTCCCGCACGGTTCGATCTCCATCGCGTTCCGCCTCTCACGTCCCCGCGGCAGCAGCGCCCGCCGACTGCGCTTCGCCGGGAAAGAGCACCAGGATGTCCCGCGAGCGGCCGGTTTCCTTCTTCAGCCAGGTGGCGACGAACTCGCGCACCGTCTCGCGCCCGTCGCGCAGGCCCACGTCGCGGTTGCGGGGATCGTTGCCGCGCCGCTCCAGCAGCGTTCCGAGTTCCTTCTCCAGGGCCTTGAGGTTGTCCGCCTTGTCGAAGCGGCCCCAGCCGCTCTGCGTCTTGCGGCTCGTCTCTTCCGGATAGATCGCGACCGGCGTCGCCAGCTCCACCGGGCCGGTTCGCACGATGCACCTTGCCGGCGTGCAGTCGATCGGCCACTTCTCGGCCAGCTTGATCTGGTACTGGTACAGCGCCGCGGTTCGCACTTCGGAAACCGTGGTTCCCAGCGGGATCGGGATCAGGCTGAAAAGCTTCACCGGCTCGGCGTCGCTGCGGGTGAAGGTCTCGTAGCCCTTGATGCGCGCGATCACCAGGATGCCGCCGTGCGTGGGAATGACCACGGGCTCGCGGCTGGAAGCCGCCTCCGTGGTGACCTGCCTGCCGGGCGCGAAATGCGTCTTCATGGCCGGCCAGGCCCACCACAGGACCGCCGCGGCCAGCACCGCGCCGGCGCCAATCCGGATGTTGATCTGCACTTCTTCTCCTCCTGCGTTGGATCACCTCACGCCTGGACGATCTTCGCCGCCTTGCGCACCAGGCCTTCGCCGTCGGCGCTCATCTTGAACGCCGTCAGGAAGTCCTCGACGCCGTAACCGGGCTGCGCCCGCTGGATCGCCGCCGCGTATTCGCCCGCCTCGCGCGTTCGTCCCGCCAGGGCCAGGCAGAACATCGCGATCGCGCGGATGTGCACGTGCGCATTGGGCCGCGCGGCGGACCTCGCGCCCCACTCCGCCGCCTCGTCATACCGGCCCAGCCGCAGCAGCGCGATCGCGCGCGAGGCCAGCATGCCGAAGAGCAGGGGGTCCAGCGGACTCAGTGCGCGCGCGTGATCCGCCTCGTCGATCGCGGCCTGCGCGTCGCCCGACTGCATGTGCACGAACGCGAGCGTGTAATGGCCCAGCGCGAAATTCGGGCTCAGCTCGATGGCTTCGCGCAGCTCGCGCAGCGCGTCGTCCTGCCGGTCCTTCAACCACATCGCACGGCCCAGCGCCCAGTGCGACGCGGGATCGTGCTCGTCCGCCATCAGCCCGTCCGCCGCGGCGCGATATGCCTGTTCGATGGCGGGGCCGCGTTCGCGCCAGCCCAGGAAGGCGTCCTGGAAATGCGTGAACGACAGCCCGGCATGCGGCCGCGCGAAGGTGGGGTCCAGGCGCACGGCGGTCTGGAAGAAGTGCCGCGCCTGTTCGTTGTCCTCGCGGTCGAAGCGGAACATGTGCCACAGGCCGCGGTGGTGCGCTTCCCAGGCGTCGAGCGAATTCGGGTTCTTGAGCACGGCGCGGTTGCGTTCGGCGACTTCGATGTGGTGGGCGATGGACGTGACGATCCGGTTGCCGATCTCGTCGAGCACGCCGAAGGTGTCGTCCAGCGGCGCCGAGAACTCCTCGGCCCAGACCACCTGCGCGCTGCGCGTCCCGACCAGCTGCACCGACACGGACAGCCGGCCGCCGGGCTCGCGCCGCAGCGAGCCGCTGGCCACGTAGTCGACGTCGAGGCGGCGCGCCGCGTCGTGCGAGTCGACCCGCCGCTCGGCCAGCGCGAACATCGTGCCCTCGGCGATCACGAACATGCTGCGCAGCTTGGCAAGCCGCGTGATCACGTCGTGCGCCATTCCGTCGCCCAGACCGCCGCGCAGGGCCACGCCCGGTGTGCGGTCCGTGAACGGCATGACGGCGAGCGACGCGCGCCGGGCCACGGCAGGGTTGGGCTGCGGCATCACCGGCTGCAGTGCGGCGCCGCTGGTGACGATGACCGTCGAGCCCGATCCACCCGCATGGCGCGACTTGGCGGCCCGCCAGGCGCGGCCGATCGGCGCCCAGTCCTGGCCCTCGGCCTCGTACTGCCGCGCGGTCGCGGCCAGGTGTTCCTCGCCTTCGCGCAGACGGCCTCGCGAGGCCAGCGCCTCCAGCAGCTTCTCGTGCGCACGGCGATCGAACGGCGCGATCGCCAGCCAGCGCTCCAGCGCCGGCAAGGTCTCTTCACTGTCGGGCGGCAGCGCGCTCAGCCAGTGCTCCAGCACCGCCGCGTGCGCGGCGCGAAAGCGCCGGCGTTCGGCGAGCAGCCAGCCCTCGAACGCGGGGCTGCGCGGCAGGTCCAGGCCTTCCAGGAATTCGCTGTCCCCGAACAACGCGGCCAGCCCCTCCAGCCGGCTTGCCGGCAGCGCCCCGACACCCTGCTGCAAAGCGGCGCGGACTTCCAGCGCGTCCACACGGCAACCGGATAGGTCGAGTGCGACGCCGTCCCCATCGGCGAGCACGCGCGGCCGGCCCGGCCCGTCCAACACCGTGCGCAGCTTGCTCAGGCACCACCTCAGTTCGCCGCGAGGATCGCTCGGCAAATCCCACAGCAGTTCGCACAGGTGGCTGCGCGTCGTGGAGTGACCGGCCAGTGCGAGGTAAGCCAGCAGCGCGCGCACCTTGCGCGAAGGCGGCAGCGGCACCGGGGCGCCCGCGCGGCTCAACGTCAATGGGCCGAGCAGGCGCAGCACCAGCCCGGCATCGGCAGGCTGGTCCGTTGGCATCTGCGTTCGTGCTTCCACGCGAATTTCCACGCCGCCCACCACGCTGGTTTCCACTTCACCGGCAGACAGTCTTCGTCGACGGCCGCAGGAGCCGTCCCCCGCGGCGCGGGGCCTCCTCAACCACTCACTGGAGCAACGCTCATGAACGCACTGTCCGCCACCGCCGTCCGTCCGCAAGCCGCCGCCGGGCCCGACTTCGCCGCCATCAAGGGCCGGCAGAAGGCTGCCTGGGCCTCGGGGGACTATGCCGTGGTCGGCACTACCTTGCAAATCGTCGGCGAGACGCTCTGCGAGGCGGCCGACCTGTGCGCCGGCGAGCGCGTGCTGGACGTCGCCGCCGGCAACGGCAACGCGACGCTGGCCGCCGCGCGCCGCTGGTGCGAGGTGACCTCGACCGATTACGTGCCCGCGCTGCTCGAGCGCGGCCGCGAGCGCGCCGCGGCCGAGCGCCTGCACGGCATCGACTTCCAGGAGGCCGACGTGGAAGCGCTGCCGTTCGACGACGCGAGCTTCGATGCCGTGGTGTCGACGTTCGGGTGCATGTTCGCGCCCAACCCGGCGCGTGTCGCCGCAGAGATGATGCGCGTGTGCAAGCCCGGCGGCCGCATCGCGATGGCGAACTGGACGCCGGACGGCTACATCGGCCAGCTGTTCAAGACGGTCGGCAGGCATGTGCCGCCGCCGGCCGGCGTCAGCTCGCCGGCGTTGTGGGGAACGCGCGGCCTCATCGCCGAGCTGTTCGAGACGCAGGCATCGCACATCGCGATCGAGAAGCGCCAGTTCATGTTCCGCTATCGCTCGCCCGAGCACAAGCTCGAGGTCTTCCGCGGCTACTACGGTCCGGTCCTGAAGGCTTTCGCCGCGCTCGACGCCGACCGCCAGCACGCGCTGGCCGAGGACCTGGCGGCGCTCATGAACCAGTTCAACCGCGCGCGCAACGGCACGCTCGTGATCCCGAGCGACTACCTCGAGATCGTCATCACCCGCCGGTAAGCAAGGAGGAGCCATGAAGAACCCGACTCAACTTCCGTGGATCGCGGCGGCCTGCCTGGCGGCCATGGCAGCCCAGGTGCGCGCCGACGCGGTCACCGACTGGAACACCGTGGCCGGCGACCTGGTCGTGCAGGCGAAGATGGGCACGCCGCCCGCGAACCGGCTGATGGCGATCGTGCAGACCGCCGTGCACGAAGCGGTCGCGGACGCACAGCAGCAGCGCGGCGAGAGCGCGGCCGTCGCAGGCGCGGCCGCCGTCGCCGCGGCCAACCGCGCGACCCTGGCCAAGCTGCTGCCGCAGCAGGAGGCGGCGATCACCACGGCCTACCAGGCTGCGATCGCGAAGCTGGGCGACAGCCCCGCCACCACCGCCGGCATCGCGGCCGGGGAACAAGCCGCGGCACGCGTGCTGGCCTGGCGCGCGAACGATGGCGCGGCAGCGGCTGATCGCTACCGGCCGCATGCCGCGCCGGGTGCGTTCGTGCCGACGACGGCCGTGGCTGCGCCGCACTGGCCGCAGCGCAAGCCCTGGGTGCTGGCCGATGCGGCGCAGTTTCGCCCCGGCCCGCCGCCCGCCCTGAACAGCTCGCAATGGGCTCGCGACTACAACGAGGTCAAGGCGGTCGGCGCGAAGGCGAGCCAGCAGCGCACCGCCGAGCAGACCGAAGCGGCACGCTTCTGGGAGTTTTCGCTGCCGCCGATCTATCACGCCGTCGTGCGCTCCGTCGCGCTGTCACCGGGCCGGAGCATCGAGCAGAACGCGCGGCTCTTCGCTGCCGCGAGCCAGGCGATGGACGATGCATTGATCTCGGTGATGGATGCCAAGTACCACTACGGCTTCTGGCGTCCGGTCACGGCCATCCGCAACGGCGACCGCGACGACAACCCCGCGACCGAGATCGACGCGGGCTGGGCGCCGCTGATCGATAACCCGGGGCACCCGGAATACCCCAGTGCGCACAGCATCCTGGCGGGCGCGTTGGGTGAGCTGCTGAAAGCGGAGGTCGGCACGGGGCGCATGCCGGAACTCGCGACGAACAGTCCGACCGCCAACTTTGCGACGCGGCGCTGGTCCACGGTGGATGCGTTCATGCAGGAAGTAGCGAACGCCCGCGTGTGGGAAGGCATCCACTACCGCACGTCCACCGAGGTGGGCCTGTCGATGGGGCGCAGCATCGGCGCACTGGCCGCGACGCGGGTGGCTCGACCGCCGTCCGACTCGGCAGTGCCGCAGGCCGCCAACCGCTGAGCAACCGGCTCTTTCGGGCTACCGGCTCGAAGGGCCGCGCACGGCGATGAGGCTCCTCAACGGCGGCAAGCCCGCGCCCCGCCTTGACTCGCGCGGGCTCGCCGACTGTTGAGGCTGCCTTCCGGGCCCGCGCGCTCCCCACATCGCAAATCCGGACCTGAGCCCCAAAGCGGCGCACTCCGACGCAAAATGAACTCGTTGATCGCGTGCCAGGTGGCAGCAGTTCACGAATGCGGGGAGGCATGCAGTAATGAAGGTCGTTCTGTTTTGCGGGGGCCAGGGCCTGCGGATGCGCGACGCGGAAAATTTGCCCAAACCGATGGTGCACATCGGGTCGCGGCCGTTGCTCTGGCACGTGATGAAGTACTACGCACACTTCGGGCACAAGGACTTCATCCTGTGCCTCGGGCACCGCGCCGACGTCATCAAGAACTATTTCCTGCAGTATCAGGAGTCGCTGTCGAACGACTTCGTCCTGTCCAACGGCGGCAAGAACCTGGAGCTCCTGCACAGCGACATCCAGGATTGGCGCATCACCTTCGCCGACACCGGCATCAATTCGAACATCGGGCAGCGCCTGCGCGCCGTGCGCAAGTACGTCGAGGGTGAGGAGGAATTCCTCGCCAATTACAGCGACGGCCTGTCGGACCTGCCGCTGCCGCAGCAGATCGACGACTTCCGGCGCCAGGGCAGGGTCGCCAGCTTCCTGTGCGTGAAGCCCAACCTGAGTTACCACGTCGTCTCCACGCAACCGGGCAGCAGCCTCGTGTCGGACATCCATCCGATCAATGACGGCGACATTCGCGTCAACGGCGGCTACTTCGTCTTCCGCAAGGAGATCTTCGAGTACATCGGCGACGGCGAGGAACTCGTCGAGCAGCCGTTCCATCGCCTGGCGAAGGAGCAGCAGCTGATCGGCTACCGCTACGACGGCTTCTGGGCGTGCATGGACACGTTCAAGGACAAGCAGCAGCTCGAGCGGCTGCAGGCCGGCGGCGCCGCGCCCTGGGAGATGTGGAAACGCTCGCCGGAGGCTACGTGCTCCCGTTGATCCTGCCGAAGGACCCGGACGCCCCGCTCAACGTGCTGTGCCTTGGGGCGCATGCCGACGACATCGAGATCGGCTGCGGCGGCACCATCCTCCAGCTTCTCTCGACGCGGCCCAACGTCCACGTGACGTGGGTGGTGTTCAGCGGCGCGGGAGAGCGGGAGCGCGAGGCTGAGGCCGGCGCGTCGCACTTCCTCGAGAAGGCCGCCGGGCGCCGCGTGGTGGTGCGCAAGTTCCGCGACGGCTACTTCCCCTGGCAGGGCGCCGAGATCAAGGAGTTCCTCGAAGGGCTCAAGGCCGAGGTCGACCCCGACCTCATCTTCACCCACTATCGCGAAGACCGGCACCAGGACCATCGCACCGTCAGCGACCTGACGTGGAACACCTGGCGGCGGCACATGATCCTCGAATACGAGATTCCCAAGTACGACGGCGACCTGGGCGCGCCCAACTGTTTCGTGCCGCTGCCGCGCGCGATCTGCTCGCGCAAGGCCGGCCTGATCTGCGAGGTGTTCCGCAGCGAGTCGCACAAGGCGTGGCTGACCGAGGATACGTTCGAGGCGCTGCTGCGCCTGCGCGGGGTGGAATGCGCCGCCCCGGAAAAACGTGCCGAGGCTTTCCACTGCCGCAAGCTCGTGCTGGGCACGGGTGCGTGAGCCATGGGTAGCGACGGACCGAAGATCCTCTTCATCGTCATGTCGGCGGTCAGCCGGCCGGAGACCGTGACGCAGCTCGCGCGGTCGCTCGCGCCGCACCAGGTGCTGGTCCACCACGACTTCTCGCAGACGCCGCACTTCCCGCTGGCGGCTCCCAACGCGCAGTTCGTTCCTGAGCCTCGGCGCACCGGCTGGGCGGTGTGGGGTTTCACCGAGGCCGTCTTCCACTCGGTGCGGCATGCGCTGGAGCACTTCGAATTCGACTACCTGCAGACGCTCAGCCCCACCTGCCTGCCGGTCAAGCCGATGTGCGAGTTCGAGCGGCATGTGGCCGGTGAGGCGCAGGCGCACTTCGACTGCATCGACCTGCTGGCCGACCGCGATGCGCTGATGTCCGTCGGCTACCGGGCGTTCACGCCGGAAGGCACGTTGCGGCACCGGGCGCTCAGGCGGCTGTCGCGCCACTATTTCGGCGAGACGCCGGGCCGCCGCGACGAGGCGGGCATCTGGCTGCGCAGCGGTGCGGGCCCCGGTGTCATGCCGTGGATCGCGCGTGCGGCGGTGGGCGCGTTCTCGCATTCCTGGATCGGCGGCCATCCGTTCGGCCCGTCGTTGCGCCCCTATTACGGCTCGTCCTGGTTCGGCGCGAAGCGCGACATCGTGCGGGCCCTGCTGGCGCGGTTCGACGACCCGGGCATCCAGGAGTACTTCAGCCGGCTGCGCATCGCCGACGAGTTCCTGATGGCCACGCTGCTGATGCAGCTGGTCGAGCGCAAGGGGCCGATGAACCACCTCGTGCAGCGCTACGACGAGGCGCACGTCAATGACTTCACGCCGGAGGATGTCGAGCGGCTGCGCAGCACGCCGGCGTTCTTCGCCCGCAAGTTTCCCGATGACCCCGCGGCGCCCGTGCGGCTGCAGGTGCTGCGTGAGCTGGTGCAGGTGGAGCCGTGGCCGGTTTCCGCCCAGCGGCAGCAGGATCACGCCGGCTTGCGCAGCGGCCGCAAGGCGATCTCGGTGACTTCCACCGTGCGCGGCAGCGAGAGCGCGTGGACGGCCAGGGCCGCCACGTCCTCGGGCTGGATCAAGGACGCCGGGTCGTAGGCCTTGCCCTCGACCGCATGCAGCTGCGCCTGCATGCGGGTGGCGGTGCGGCCGACGAACAGGCTCATCACCCGGACGCCGTCGGCATTGACCTCTTCGCGCAAGCTGTCGGCCACCGCCTTGAGTGCGTGCTTGGTCGCGGCGTACTGGGCGACGTTCGCGCGGGCCGAGAGGCCGGCGCTCGAGTTCACGAACACGACCTGGCCCTGCGCGGCCTTCAGCCGCGGCAGCAGCCGCTGCGTGAGCACGTAAGGCGCGCGCACGTTGGTCCGGTACTGGCTGTCGAACTCATGGGCCGGCGAGTTCTCGAACGGTCCCCATTCGAGAGCGCCCGCGGCGTGGACCAGGATGTGGACCGCGGGAAGGTCGCGCTCTAGGACGGCGGCCAGCTCGTCGACCTGGTCGTCGATGGCCAGGTCGCTCGCGTAGCAGCGGTGTTGCCGCTGCGGCGTTCGCGTCGCCGCTAAGACGGCCTGCAGGCTGTCGCGGTTGCGCCCGACCAGGCACAGGGTTGCGCCGCGTTCGGCCAGCGCCAGGGCGATGGCCTCGCCGATGCCGCGGCTCGCTCCGGTCACGACCGCGATCTGTCCTTCAAGTGCATTCATGTAGCGCGCGCCAGCAGGTCGTGGCGCTCCAGCAGCGCGGCGGCTTCGCGCACGACGGCGAAGGGCATGCCCGAACGCTGGGCGATGTCCAGCAGGCTGGCCTCGCCGTCGGAGAAGTTCAGCACCCACAGCATCGCCATCTCGACCTGCTTCGGACCGCTGCCGCCGGTTGCGCCGTACAGCCCTCGCTGACCGAGCTGCGGCTCACAGCGCGGCTTCAGGTTGAGGTAGTGCCCGTCGTGTTCCAGCACGTCGAAGACCGACAGCAGCGTGTCGAACGCTCCGGCCAGCGCTTGCGGCGTGACGAAGTCCAGGTTGTCCGCCGAGGTGTGGTACTGCGGGAACTGCCCATGATGGCTGCGCATCAGGCAGCCGACCGGCAGGTTGAATCCGGGCGAGCAGTACTGGCGCTCGTCATAGCCGTAGGGCGAGAACGGAACCACCTTGTGGCCGGGATCCGCGTGCGAGAGGACATGCTCCACCGCGCGGTCGATCGCCGCGTTGCCCCGGCGGCTGCGCTTGTAGGTGAAGCTCGCGCGGTCGCCGATGCAGGTGAGCACCAGCCCGTGCCGGATGTTGCGCGTGAGCTCCTCGTTGCGGCTCAACCAGGTGATCGCGCCGATCGTGCCCGGAACGAAGACGAAGCGATAGGAATAGCGCCGCGGCTGCTTCGCCAGGTGCTGCGCGAGGAAGGTGGCGACCGCCAGGCCCGACAGGTTGTCGTCGGCCAGCGAGGGATGGCAGGCGTGGCAGGAGATCAGCACCTCTTCCTGCGTGCGGCCCTCGACCAGGCATTCGCCGTAGGTGAGGTGGCCGTCTTCCAGCGTGGAATCGATGCAGACCTCGTACCCGGTGTCGGGCAGCTGCTCCAGCTGGCGGTGCGGCAGGCAAAAGCCCCAGCTCTCCTTGTAGTAGGAGGTGCGGTAGGGGATCAGCTCGGGGCGGTCGGGCAGCGAATGCAGGTGCGGCCGCA from the Ramlibacter henchirensis genome contains:
- a CDS encoding SDR family oxidoreductase, which produces MNALEGQIAVVTGASRGIGEAIALALAERGATLCLVGRNRDSLQAVLAATRTPQRQHRCYASDLAIDDQVDELAAVLERDLPAVHILVHAAGALEWGPFENSPAHEFDSQYRTNVRAPYVLTQRLLPRLKAAQGQVVFVNSSAGLSARANVAQYAATKHALKAVADSLREEVNADGVRVMSLFVGRTATRMQAQLHAVEGKAYDPASLIQPEDVAALAVHALSLPRTVEVTEIALRPLRKPA
- a CDS encoding DUF4910 domain-containing protein, with product MTDAPAPGAAMHALVRELYPICRSITGDGLRQTLARLGGDIPLVRHEVPTGTRVFDWTVPREWNIRDAYVKNPAGERVIDFRRHNLHVVNYSVPVHRTMTLAELRPHLHSLPDRPELIPYRTSYYKESWGFCLPHRQLEQLPDTGYEVCIDSTLEDGHLTYGECLVEGRTQEEVLISCHACHPSLADDNLSGLAVATFLAQHLAKQPRRYSYRFVFVPGTIGAITWLSRNEELTRNIRHGLVLTCIGDRASFTYKRSRRGNAAIDRAVEHVLSHADPGHKVVPFSPYGYDERQYCSPGFNLPVGCLMRSHHGQFPQYHTSADNLDFVTPQALAGAFDTLLSVFDVLEHDGHYLNLKPRCEPQLGQRGLYGATGGSGPKQVEMAMLWVLNFSDGEASLLDIAQRSGMPFAVVREAAALLERHDLLARAT